The Calliphora vicina chromosome 3, idCalVici1.1, whole genome shotgun sequence genome contains a region encoding:
- the LOC135955032 gene encoding uncharacterized protein LOC135955032, giving the protein MGGSVSQIFRSGSALLSHRDGHKVSKATEEKIKTLFEILRANPKISIQPLESLLLEIPKNENILVIHDDCGFNILQRSVGLNHIELTKWLLQRHRPDLNRSPCSLPLHIACLKGHESCVELLLKYGARIECDARMCFPGCHSPNCELFQYNTSHYEDVEYRDRFDNSKLQNAICYAIDGDQINVLNILVQKLDDPWIPFRSKKPVFHLLHMACERGAWNCVQQLVVTRSDEINLIKDEYYPIHHAILHELRFLELLIHHGAVTTVRTCTQQFTLLHMVIFIARKSAEDTLSILRLLLERGCKALINEPDVLGNTPLHSLIVRYALEEARYGYDKWSKWDVLHLVRFLLQHGAKNSINQAGNSALACVFRHIRDMEVCFELLSMLIKEDGDPNIVGRDGSVPIMVLLIPLINTDTLQHYTHSMKVCFVNCIRILLQHGANPNCSYHHNLTPLQVLVFTVSENFTLSCDTLRRTNFDFIKNILLLLLQHGLDCNQTYQNILQAVMDMVRNVRDCNDMLRIHELTLTLIQYGADPNIVLSSKTTGGAIYSNEIARFGDALGLTGSSGDTANGGGSGSVGVGGVGGVGGGGGVGVVESVGVTRQSLSDTTFRNSFRTNSRYLLFYYIVLITKKEFILNDPDLNFTRIIHLFYATMQHDALYNCLKSLHNFYVAQVPSKKTEQLIAVISSLYRKPRSLKQLSRLAIYESLNRKLAQNINKLKLPGLLKDYVLNFEK; this is encoded by the exons ATGGGAGGTTCTGTTAGCCAAATATTTCGTTCGGGCTCTGCCTTGTTATCACATCGTGATGGCCACAAGGTTTCAAAGGCGACCGAAGAAAAAATTAAGACTTTATTTGAAATTCTGCGAGCTAATCCCAAAATCTCCATACAACCATTAGAAAGTTTATTATTGGAAATTCCAAAG aatgaaaatattttggtcATACACGATGATTGTGGCTTTAATATTCTGCAACGCAGTGTGGGTCTTAATCACATCGAATTAACAAAATGGCTATTGCAACGTCATCGTCCTGACCTGAATCGTAGTCCATGTTCGCTGCCCTTGCATATCGCCTGCCTTAAGGGCCACGAGTCATGTGTTGAATTGTTGCTCAAATATGGTGCTCGCATAGAGTGTGATGCTCGCATGTGCTTCCCCGGTTGCCATAGTCCCAATTGTGAACTTTTTCAATACAATACCAGCCATTATGAAGATGTCGAATATCGCGACCGTTTCGATAATTCCAAACTACAAAATGCCATTTGTTATGCCATCGATGGTGACCAGATAAATGTACTTAATATATTGGTTCAGAAATTGGATGATCCGTGG ATACCCTTTAGATCAAAAAAGCCTGTATTTCATTTATTGCATATGGCTTGTGAGCGTGGTGCCTGGAATTGTGTGCAACAATTGGTGGTAACTCGATCTGACGAAATAAATCTCATTAAAGATGAATACTATCCTATACATCACGCCATTTTACATGAACTACGTTTCTTAGAGCTGCTGATACACCATGGAGCTGTAACTACTGTGCGAACATGTACACAACAATTTACTCTATTGCACATGG TCATATTTATTGCCCGAAAGTCTGCTGAAGATACTCTTAGTATTCTAAGACTTTTATTGGAACGTGGCTGCAAAGCGCTTATAAATGAACCCGATGTTTTGGGAAACACTCCGCTACATTCTCTAATAGTACGTTATGCCTTAGAGGAGGCCAG ATATGGTTATGATAAATGGAGTAAATGGGATGTTTTACATTTGGTACGTTTTCTTTTGCAACATGGTGCTAAAAATTCCATTAATCAGGCAGGCAATAGCGCTCTAGCTTGTGTTTTTCGTCACATCCGCGATATGGAagtttgttttgaacttttaagtatgttaatTAAGGAAGATG gtgATCCAAACATTGTGGGTCGTGACGGTTCAGTACCTATTATGGTTTTATTGATACCGTTAATTAATACAGATACTTTACAGCATTATACTCATTCAATGAAG GTTTGTTTCGTTAATTGCATTCGCATCTTATTACAACACGGTGCCAATCCAAATTGTTCATATCATCACAATTTGACACCATTGCAAGTTTTAGTATTTACTGTTAGTGAAAATTTTACCTTGAGCTGTGACACCTTAAGACGCacaaatttcgattttattaaaaatattttactcctGCTACTGCAACATGGTCTGGACTGCAATCAAACATATCAAAACATTCTTCAGGCTGTCATGGACATGGTACGCAATGTACGAGATTGCAATGATATGCTGCGCATACACGAACTCACTCTAACGCTCATACAATACGGCGCAGATCCGAATATAGTATTAAGTAGTAAGACCACTGGCGGTGCCATATATTCTAATGAAATTGCCCGATTTGGTGATGCGTTGGGCTTGACGGGGTCTTCGGGCGACACTGCAAATGGTGGTGGCAGCGGGTCCGTTGGTGTAGGAGGTGTCGGCGGAGTAGGGGGAGGAGGAGGGGTTGGTGTCGTAGAATCGGTTGGAGTCACACGTCAATCTTTGAGTGATACAACATTTCGCAATTCATTTCGTACAAATTCTcgctatttattattttactacaTTGTGTTGatcacaaaaaaagaatttatactCAATGATCCCGATTTGAATTTCACTCgtattatacatttattttatgccACCATGCAACACGACGCACTTTACAATTGCCTCAAATCGTTGCACAATTTCTATGTGGCCCAAGTGCCCAGCAAAAAGACCGAACAATTAATAGCTGTCATTTCATCATTGTATCGTAAACCTCGCAGTCTAAAACAATTATCCCGTCTTGCCATCTATGAATCTTTAAATAGGAAATTagcacaaaatataaataaactcaAATTACCCGGTCTACTGAAAGACTAtgtgttgaattttgaaaaGTAA